Proteins co-encoded in one Malus sylvestris chromosome 9, drMalSylv7.2, whole genome shotgun sequence genomic window:
- the LOC126583012 gene encoding protein trichome birefringence-like 19, producing the protein MKFQAIDLPNAKYTQPNNTYKKGILLALTFLMLTIIPLCINNSTTSPLLSPSSNITSGLKTIENEDQCQIFTGNWIPYPDGPAYYTNETCNLIIDQQNCMKFGRPDTEFMKWRWKPENCELPLFDAAQFLELVRGKSLAFLGDSVGMNQMRSLLCLLSSVTYPEDVSHKYSTNTDYFKRYVYHDYNFTMANLWAPYLVKSREADPNGHNINSIRTLYLDEPDKAWETEVENFDYVIVSAGQWFFLPLIYYENGRVIGCHKCGRDNMKSFLTHYGYKKAFQTVFRTLQNLKNYKGVTFLRTFSPAHFENGAWNEGGNCARTRPFCKEEMKLAGRILEMYLAQVEELKAAEKKGMKRGLEFRLMDTTEAMLLRPDGHPNFYGHSPHRNMTVADCVHWCLPGPIDTWNEILLYMLKSGHITS; encoded by the exons ATGAAGTTTCAAGCCATTGATCTGCCTAATGCAAAATACACACAACCAAACAACACCTACAAAAAAGGTATTCTTCTAGCCCTCACCTTTCTTATGCTCACCATAATCCCTCTCTGCATAAACAACAGCACAACTTCTCCATTGCTATCTCCTAGCAGCAACATTACCAGTGGATTAAAAACCATCGAAAACGAAGACCAATGCCAAATATTTACTGGGAATTGGATTCCATATCCAGATGGACCTGCTTACTACACAAATGAAACTTGCAATTTGATCATTGATCAGCAGAACTGCATGAAATTCGGGAGGCCCGACACGGAGTTCATGAAATGGAGGTGGAAGCCCGAAAATTGCGAGTTGCCATTGTTCGATGCAGCTCAGTTCTTGGAGCTTGTTAGAGGGAAGTCATTGGCATTTCTTGGTGATTCCGTGGGAATGAATCAAATGCGGTCATTGCTCTGCCTTTTGTCCAGT GTGACTTATCCTGAAGACGTTTCTCACAAGTATTCAACAAACACGGATTATTTCAAGCGTTATGTGTACCACGATTACAACTTCACTATGGCAAATCTCTGGGCACCCTACTTGGTTAAATCTCGAGAGGCGGACCCGAATGGCCACAACATCAACAGCATCAGGACCCTATACTTAGACGAGCCAGACAAGGCTTGGGAAACTGaggttgaaaattttgattatgTCATCGTCTCAGCAGGCCAATGGTTCTTCCTGCCGCTGATATACTACGAAAATGGTCGCGTTATAGGGTGTCACAAGTGCGGACGAGACAACATGAAATCTTTTCTCACGCACTACGGCTACAAAAAGGCATTCCAAACGGTATTCAGGACCCTTCAGAACCTCAAAAACTACAAGGGGGTGACATTTTTGAGGACGTTTTCGCCGGCACACTTCGAAAACGGGGCGTGGAACGAGGGAGGAAATTGTGCGAGGACAAGGCCTTTTTGCAAAGAAGAAATGAAGCTCGCTGGGCGTATTTTGGAGATGTATTTGGCACAAGTAGAGGAGCTAAAAGCAGCAGAAAAGAAAGGTATGAAAAGAGGCCTTGAATTTAGGTTAATGGATACAACTGAAGCTATGTTGCTGAGGCCTGATGGACATCCTAACTTCTACGGACACTCACCTCACCGGAACATGACTGTTGCTGACTGTGTTCACTGGTGTTTGCCTGGGCCCATTGATACGTGGAATGAGATTTTGCTGTATATGTTGAAATCCGGGCACATAACATCCTGA
- the LOC126583014 gene encoding uncharacterized protein LOC126583014 isoform X2: MNNAVEEEVEVEPPLAVLLAPKRGKTTKTKRKSQPATTSNQQNPEPEPVRIEPEPVRIEPEPVGVEPEGVRIEAEPVRIGEEGSRNGSTVRVSMFDDSVENHFRVMDTIAKLCGEAEEDRGVEDGEIQPLSSSITFLREWADFKYEPRDVRFACGVGSPEGEDVVGGINLRQFSSATVPKNEALSGVAQSPELSQDFLMYVGGPVWALDWCPRVHQSSDGHPKCEFIAVAAHPPGSSYHKLGEPLTGRGAIQIWCLLNAGVNKEDEHSIAEKQKQGRKNSGARQENSTEPKKPLGRPRKKPIEEKSTEPKRPRGRPRKKPIEESADKEATEEKSTRPKRPRGRPKKYAVEDYVDNLDESNDYVEVLAIEYPEGSLELPSMDCVPANTHVHVVQEDHGKKRKSYKHAASASDPASKSHVQRRKLNNMESAGSNNSYACPPLSNQDGEKGSFVSDHHTQQNYGQDPHNSITCPPLLNQDGEKGPLVDHHTHQNSGQDPLNSCTSPPLLNQDGEKGPPVSDHHTQQNSGHDPQTSKNVQNNGYSETGSTRCSVPTDVALPRIVLCLAHHGKVAWDVKWRPLNERDSKSKYRMGYLAVLSGNGSLEVWDVPLPRAIEVIYSSSCGEGTDPRFVKLAPVFRCSMLKCGGEKSIPLTVEWSPSPPYDYLLVGCHDGTVALWKFSASNASQDTRPLLCFSADTNPIRALAWAPAESNSEGAHLIATGGHGGLKFWDLRDPFRPLWDLDHLPRFIYSLNWLPDPRCVLLSFDDGTMKAISLVKAASDDPVTGRVGTKQPGLHNLSCLPFAIWSVHASQLTGMVAYCGADGTVLRFQLTTKSLEKDPRRNRAPHFLCVSLTMEESAVIINTPVSNSPFPLKVARNNAESNKVKTTNDKMAKDNTSEDQSLALCYGDDPGIELEGGGEVAPLKSKKTQKSKSSTKKPDDDQALVCIDEEPTAAQEEETGAASLDGKKTKKSKSTKKNADDDQALVCMDEEPTNREEETVKEPEVFPDKTVAMHRVRWNMNKGSERWLCYGGAAGIIRCQEIVLSDVDRAWAAKR, translated from the exons ATGAATAATGCagtggaggaggaggtggaagTTGAACCTCCACTTGCGGTGCTATTGGCTCCAAAACGCGGGAAAACAACCAAGACCAAGCGAAAATCCCAACCAGCAACAACATCCAATCAGCAGAACCCAGAGCCGGAGCCAGTTCGAATCGAGCCGGAGCCTGTTCGAATTGAGCCGGAGCCTGTTGGAGTTGAGCCGGAGGGAGTTCGAATTGAGGCGGAGCCAGTTCGAATTGGGGAAGAAGGCTCGAGGAATGGGTCTACGGTTAGAGTTTCGATGTTCGACGACTCGGTGGAGAATCACTTCAGAGTTATGGACACCATTGCCAAACTCTGCGGCGAGGCGGAGGAGGATCGCGGCGTCGAAGACGGCGAGATTCAACCCTTATCGTCCTCAATTACTTTTCTAAG GGAATGGGCAGATTTTAAGTACGAACCTCGAGATGTTCGATTTGCTTGTGGAGTTGGAAGTCCTGAGGGGGAGGATGTCGTCGGTGGGATAAACTTGCGGCAATTTTCTTCTGCAACAGTTCCTAAG AACGAGGCACTTTCTGGGGTCGCACAATCTCCGGAGTTGAG CCAAGACTTTTTGATGTATGTTGGAGGGCCTGTTTGGGCGTTAGATTGGTGTCCTAGAGTTCATCAAAGTAGCGATGGTCATCCAAAATGCGAG TTTATTGCCGTAGCTGCTCATCCTCCTGGATCTTCTTATCACAAATTAGGCGAGCCACTGACTGGGAGAGGTGCCATTCAGATATGGTGTCTTTTAAATGCTGGTGTAAATAAGGAAGACGAACATTCAATAGcggaaaagcaaaagcagggCCGTAAGAACAGTGGAGCTAGACAGGAAAATTCAACTGAACCAAAGAAGCCTTTAGGGAGGCCTAGAAAGAAGCCAATAGAAGAAAAATCAACTGAACCAAAGAGGcctagaggaagacctagaaaGAAGCCAATTGAAGAATCTGCTGACAAAGAGGCCACAGAAGAAAAATCAACTCGACCAAAGAGGCCTAGAGGAAGACCTAAAAAGTATGCAGTAGAAGATTATGTTGACAACTTGGATGAGAGCAATGATTATGTTGAGGTTCTTGCCATCGAATATCCAGAGGGATCACTAGAGTTGCCTTCTATGGATTGTGTTCCTGCAAATACTCATGTGCATGTTGTACAAGAAGATCATGGTAAAAAACGAAAGAGTTACAAACATGCAGCATCTGCATCTGATCCAGCTAGCAAATCACATGTTCAGAGGAGAAAATTGAATAATATGGAAAGTGCAGGGAGTAATAACAGTTATGCATGTCCACCGTTGTCAAATCAAGATGGGGAGAAAGGATCATTTGTTTCAGATCATCATACACAGCAGAATTATGGACAGGATCCTCATAACAGTATTACATGTCCACCGTTGTTGAATCAAGATGGGGAGAAAGGACCACTTGTTGATCATCATACACATCAGAATTCTGGACAGGATCCTCTTAATAGTTGTACATCCCCACCACTGTTGAatcaagatggggagaagggaCCACCTGTTTCAGATCATCACACACAGCAGAATTCTGGACATGATCCTCAAACAAGCAAAAATGTTCAAAATAATGGTTACTCTGAAACTGGCTCAACCAGGTGTTCAGTTCCGACAGATGTAGCATTGCCACGAATTGTATTATGCCTGGCTCACCATGGAAAGGTTGCTTGGGATGTGAAATGGCGTCCTCTTAATGAACGTGATTCCAAAAGCAAGTATCGGATGGGCTATCTTGCTGTGCTGTCAGGAAATGGGTCTCTGGAAGT GTGGGATGTTCCTCTTCCTCGTGCAATTGAAGTTATTTATTCTTCTTCATGTGGTGAGGGCACTGATCCTCGCTTTGTAAAATTAGCACCAGTTTTCAGATGCTCAATGTTGAAGTGTGGTGGTGAAAAGAG CATCCCTCTTACTGTGGAATGGTCACCTTCACCACCTTATGATTACCTACTTGTTGGATGCCATGATGGAACG GTTGCTTTATGGAAGTTTTCAGCAAGTAATGCATCTCAAG ATACAAGGCCTTTACTTTGCTTCAGTGCAGATACAAATCCAATTAGGGCACTTGCTTGGGCCCCGGCTGAAAG CAATTCAGAGGGTGCCCATCTTATAGCTACTGGTGGACATGGAGGCCTAAAATTTTGGGACCTGCG TGATCCATTTCGTCCGTTGTGGGACCTCGATCATTTACCAAGGTTCATATATAGTCTGAATTGGCTTCCAGATCCAAG gtGTGTTCTTTTATCCTTTGATGATGGAACAATGAAAGCTATCAGCTTGGTGAAGGCTGCATCCGATGACCCTGTAACAGGAAGGGTTGGGACAAAACAACCTGGCCTGCATAATCTCAGCTGTTTGCCTTTTGCTATCTGGAGTGTTCATGCCTCGCAATTAACAG GTATGGTTGCATATTGTGGTGCAGACGGAACTGTTCTTCGCTTCCAG CTTACAACTAAATCTCTGGAGAAAGATCCTCGACGAAACCGAGCCCCACATTTTCTGTGTGTGTCATTGACAATGGAGGAATCTGCTGTAATCATCAATACTCCAGTATCAAATTCCCCTTTCCCACTGAAGGTAGCACGTAACAATGCCGAGTCAAACAAAGTGAAAACTACTAATGATAAGATGGCAAAAGATAACACATCTGAAGATCAAAGTTTAG CTCTTTGTTACGGTGATGATCCAGGTATTGAATTGGAAGGTGGGGGAGAAGTGGCACCTCTCAAAAGCAAAAAAACACAGAAATCCAAGTCCAGTACGAAAAAGCCAGATGATGACCAGGCATTGGTATGCATAGATGAAGAGCCGACTGCTGCACAGGAAGAAGAAACTGGGGCGGCTTCTCTCGACggcaaaaaaacaaagaaatcaaaGTCCACTAAGAAAAATGCGGATGATGACCAAGCATTGGTATGCATGGATGAAGAGCCGACTAATCGAGAAGAAGAAACCGTGAAAGAGCCAGAAGTTTTTCCTGACAAGACAGTAGCAATGCATAGAGTGAGATGGAACATGAACAAGGGTAGTGAGAGATGGCTGTGTTATGGAGGGGCAGCCGGAATTATTCGGTGTCAAGAGATAGTTTTGTCCGACGTCGATAGGGCGTGGGCAGCAAAGAGATGA
- the LOC126583013 gene encoding uncharacterized protein LOC126583013 — protein MAGLLAWAADVVGGGGGQDNEEDIPLIFTQEQQKYVLDLNRKASSLSRSIHDLRLRLPPSDISQRLPDLHAHSLASNAALALQLNAHSTTREQAQLREVTLQEENAAYERAVSNCESKIQEKIQEADLLKRKLMELDENEKNLRYELENAQTALDASRSGQSDESTGDPKTTVETENDIEASKKAVIEKLEERKKELSSMEAVVKDLEQKWTEIQDIALSQPSPVQREKILDKQLHSLIEQLEAKQAQAEGLVNEIHLKEMELERLNALWRNLESSNIEMNTARNRFGRSASGKGPASSDYILDAHHRNADGRAENQQRLMLLRSGFVLYILALNILVFIKISF, from the exons ATGGCAGGACTGCTAGCATGGGCAGCAGACGTAGTGGGAGGAGGTGGAGGGCAAGACAACGAAGAAGACATCCCACTGATATTCACTCAGGAGCAGCAGAAGTACGTCCTGGACTTGAATCGCAAAGCATCTTCTCTCAGCCGTTCGATCCATGATCTCCGGCTCAGACTCCCTCCTTCCGACATCTCCCAGCGCCTCCCTGATCTTCACGCCCACTCCCTCGCTTCCAACGCCGCCCTTGCTCTCCAATTGAACGCCCATTCCACCACCCGCGAACAG GCACAGTTGAGGGAGGTGACATTGCAGGAAGAGAATGCTGCATATGAAAGGGCAGTATCGAATTGTGAAAGTAAAATACAggagaaaattcaagaagcgGATTTGCTTAAGAGGAAGCTAATG GAATTGGACGAGAATGAAAAGAATTTGAGATATGAACTTGAAAATGCACAAACTGCGTTGGATGCCAGTCGATCTGGTCAATCAGATGAATCCACTGGTGACCCAAAGACGACTGTTGAAACTGAAAATGACATAGAAGCTTCAAAGAAGGCTGTAATTGAAAAGTTAGAGGAGAGGAAAAAAGAACTG AGTTCAATGGAAGCAGTAGTGAAAGATTTAGAGCAAAAATGGACAGAAATTCAAGATATTGCATTGAGTCAGCCTTCGCCAG TGCAAAGAGAGAAGATTTTGGATAAACAACTGCACAGCCTAATTGAGCAGCTAGAAGCAAAACAG GCACAAGCAGAAGGCCTGGTCAATGAAATTCATTTGAAAGAGATGGAGCTAGAAAGATTGAATGCGTTGTGGAGAAATCTTGAAAGTAGCAACATAGAAATGAATACTGCTAGAAATAGGTTTGGACGGAGTGCATCAGGAAAAGGACCTGCTTCGTCTGATTATATCCTTGACGCTCATCATAGAAATGCCGATGGCCGAGCAGAGAATCAGCAAAGGCTCATGCTGCTCAGGTCGGGTTTTGTGCTTTACATTTTAGCTTTGAACATCTTGGTCTTCATCAAGATCTCGTTTTGA
- the LOC126583011 gene encoding uncharacterized protein LOC126583011 encodes MNQQSQGTGSLSSPDPPMKRKRGRPRKDENLAPAESPTVMPGADSLKKTKQSASASDDVENEMVGQVVTGVIEGAFDAGYLLNVRVGDTDTQLRGVVFLQEKITPITPANDIAPHIRMCKRREIPLPPLNPQSQRHESARPSEQSNRQPVDVKPQIPTVPNQTQSSVPQSGIPESLENKSFLFMIPPVVNLPKNDAGLPLGRKVMSQQFPEPRTDSQSAPAMPKPEHNNVVEQEKVLEEVEVATVMEGPNGFEANKASKTETTAEPIADVPGVEPVCKAPEIQTQAVGSEKSTSFADEVKSFGLELNQTPVFAEPSAMTVMPVGELNQTPASAEPGAISVMPVVETEVKDHQIQAQAVDSENEKSALGHDGAKSPNLELNQTPIFAEPASVSVITGIETLCKDSQIQPPDFGPENSSLIHDAVKSLDVELSQTPFAATVTMPSVSKIAAEGSIPLGTAEPQIPSDGISSVECDVEDVILPAQS; translated from the coding sequence ATGAATCAACAGAGTCAAGGAACGGGCTCTTTATCTTCACCAGACCCCCCTATGAAGCGAAAACGTGGACGTCCACGTAAGGATGAGAACTTGGCTCCGGCAGAGAGTCCAACTGTGATGCCAGGAGCTGACAGTTTGAAGAAAACCAAACAGAGTGCAAGTGCAAGTGATGATGTTGAGAATGAAATGGTAGGCCAGGTAGTCACTGGCGTGATTGAAGGGGCATTTGATGCTGGATATCTTCTGAATGTTAGGGTCGGAGACACTGACACTCAGCTGAGGGGTGTTGTATTCCTACAGGAGAAAATCACTCCCATTACACCAGCAAATGACATTGCTCCGCATATTAGGATGTGCAAAAGAAGAGAAATTCCCCTACCGCCTCTCAACCCACAATCTCAGCGTCATGAGTCTGCCCGCCCATCGGAACAAAGTAATAGGCAACCTGTTGATGTGAAACCCCAAATACCTACAGTTCCTAACCAAACTCAATCCTCTGTCCCTCAGTCTGGAATCCCGgagtcacttgaaaacaaatctttcctttttatgATTCCTCCAGTTGTTAATTTGCCGAAGAATGATGCAGGCCTGCCCTTGGGAAGAAAAGTCATGTCACAACAATTTCCGGAACCAAGAACTGATAGCCAATCTGCCCCTGCGATGCCAAAGCCAGAGCATAATAATGTTGTTGAACAGGAGAAAGTGTTGGAGGAAGTTGAAGTTGCCACAGTAATGGAAGGGCCAAATGGTTTCGAGGCCAATAAAGCATCAAAAACAGAAACAACAGCTGAACCAATTGCTGACGTACCAGGCGTTGAACCTGTGTGTAAGGCTCCTGAAATTCAAACTCAGGCTGTGGGTTCTGAAAAGAGTACATCATTTGCTGATGAAGTAAAGAGCTTTGGACTTGAACTCAACCAAACGCCTGTATTTGCTGAACCCTCAGCAATGACTGTCATGCCAGTTGGTGAACTCAACCAAACACCTGCATCTGCTGAACCCGGAGCAATTTCTGTCATGCCAGTCGTTGAAACTGAAGTTAAGGATCATCAAATTCAAGCGCAGGCTGTGGATTCTGAAAATGAAAAGAGTGCATTGGGTCATGATGGTGCAAAGAGCCCAAATCTCGAGCTCAACCAAACTCCTATATTTGCCGAACCTGCCTCTGTCTCTGTCATAACAGGCATTGAAACCCTATGTAAGGATTCTCAAATCCAACCTCCAGATTTCGGTCCTGAAAATAGTTCATTGATTCATGATGCGGTCAAGAGCCTGGACGTAGAACTCAGCCAAACTCCTTTTGCTGCAACTGTTACTATGCCATCCGTATCAAAGATTGCTGCGGAAGGATCGATTCCTCTCGGAACTGCCGAACCTCAAATCCCTTCTGATGGCATTAGCAGCGTGGAGTGTGACGTCGAAGATGTCATTCTACCTGCACAATCGTAG
- the LOC126583014 gene encoding uncharacterized protein LOC126583014 isoform X1 yields the protein MNNAVEEEVEVEPPLAVLLAPKRGKTTKTKRKSQPATTSNQQNPEPEPVRIEPEPVRIEPEPVGVEPEGVRIEAEPVRIGEEGSRNGSTVRVSMFDDSVENHFRVMDTIAKLCGEAEEDRGVEDGEIQPLSSSITFLREWADFKYEPRDVRFACGVGSPEGEDVVGGINLRQFSSATVPKNEALSGVAQSPELSQDFLMYVGGPVWALDWCPRVHQSSDGHPKCEFIAVAAHPPGSSYHKLGEPLTGRGAIQIWCLLNAGVNKEDEHSIAEKQKQGRKNSGARQENSTEPKKPLGRPRKKPIEEKSTEPKRPRGRPRKKPIEESADKEATEEKSTRPKRPRGRPKKYAVEDYVDNLDESNDYVEVLAIEYPEGSLELPSMDCVPANTHVHVVQEDHGKKRKSYKHAASASDPASKSHVQRRKLNNMESAGSNNSYACPPLSNQDGEKGSFVSDHHTQQNYGQDPHNSITCPPLLNQDGEKGPLVDHHTHQNSGQDPLNSCTSPPLLNQDGEKGPPVSDHHTQQNSGHDPQTSKNVQNNGYSETGSTRCSVPTDVALPRIVLCLAHHGKVAWDVKWRPLNERDSKSKYRMGYLAVLSGNGSLEVWDVPLPRAIEVIYSSSCGEGTDPRFVKLAPVFRCSMLKCGGEKSIPLTVEWSPSPPYDYLLVGCHDGTVALWKFSASNASQADTRPLLCFSADTNPIRALAWAPAESNSEGAHLIATGGHGGLKFWDLRDPFRPLWDLDHLPRFIYSLNWLPDPRCVLLSFDDGTMKAISLVKAASDDPVTGRVGTKQPGLHNLSCLPFAIWSVHASQLTGMVAYCGADGTVLRFQLTTKSLEKDPRRNRAPHFLCVSLTMEESAVIINTPVSNSPFPLKVARNNAESNKVKTTNDKMAKDNTSEDQSLALCYGDDPGIELEGGGEVAPLKSKKTQKSKSSTKKPDDDQALVCIDEEPTAAQEEETGAASLDGKKTKKSKSTKKNADDDQALVCMDEEPTNREEETVKEPEVFPDKTVAMHRVRWNMNKGSERWLCYGGAAGIIRCQEIVLSDVDRAWAAKR from the exons ATGAATAATGCagtggaggaggaggtggaagTTGAACCTCCACTTGCGGTGCTATTGGCTCCAAAACGCGGGAAAACAACCAAGACCAAGCGAAAATCCCAACCAGCAACAACATCCAATCAGCAGAACCCAGAGCCGGAGCCAGTTCGAATCGAGCCGGAGCCTGTTCGAATTGAGCCGGAGCCTGTTGGAGTTGAGCCGGAGGGAGTTCGAATTGAGGCGGAGCCAGTTCGAATTGGGGAAGAAGGCTCGAGGAATGGGTCTACGGTTAGAGTTTCGATGTTCGACGACTCGGTGGAGAATCACTTCAGAGTTATGGACACCATTGCCAAACTCTGCGGCGAGGCGGAGGAGGATCGCGGCGTCGAAGACGGCGAGATTCAACCCTTATCGTCCTCAATTACTTTTCTAAG GGAATGGGCAGATTTTAAGTACGAACCTCGAGATGTTCGATTTGCTTGTGGAGTTGGAAGTCCTGAGGGGGAGGATGTCGTCGGTGGGATAAACTTGCGGCAATTTTCTTCTGCAACAGTTCCTAAG AACGAGGCACTTTCTGGGGTCGCACAATCTCCGGAGTTGAG CCAAGACTTTTTGATGTATGTTGGAGGGCCTGTTTGGGCGTTAGATTGGTGTCCTAGAGTTCATCAAAGTAGCGATGGTCATCCAAAATGCGAG TTTATTGCCGTAGCTGCTCATCCTCCTGGATCTTCTTATCACAAATTAGGCGAGCCACTGACTGGGAGAGGTGCCATTCAGATATGGTGTCTTTTAAATGCTGGTGTAAATAAGGAAGACGAACATTCAATAGcggaaaagcaaaagcagggCCGTAAGAACAGTGGAGCTAGACAGGAAAATTCAACTGAACCAAAGAAGCCTTTAGGGAGGCCTAGAAAGAAGCCAATAGAAGAAAAATCAACTGAACCAAAGAGGcctagaggaagacctagaaaGAAGCCAATTGAAGAATCTGCTGACAAAGAGGCCACAGAAGAAAAATCAACTCGACCAAAGAGGCCTAGAGGAAGACCTAAAAAGTATGCAGTAGAAGATTATGTTGACAACTTGGATGAGAGCAATGATTATGTTGAGGTTCTTGCCATCGAATATCCAGAGGGATCACTAGAGTTGCCTTCTATGGATTGTGTTCCTGCAAATACTCATGTGCATGTTGTACAAGAAGATCATGGTAAAAAACGAAAGAGTTACAAACATGCAGCATCTGCATCTGATCCAGCTAGCAAATCACATGTTCAGAGGAGAAAATTGAATAATATGGAAAGTGCAGGGAGTAATAACAGTTATGCATGTCCACCGTTGTCAAATCAAGATGGGGAGAAAGGATCATTTGTTTCAGATCATCATACACAGCAGAATTATGGACAGGATCCTCATAACAGTATTACATGTCCACCGTTGTTGAATCAAGATGGGGAGAAAGGACCACTTGTTGATCATCATACACATCAGAATTCTGGACAGGATCCTCTTAATAGTTGTACATCCCCACCACTGTTGAatcaagatggggagaagggaCCACCTGTTTCAGATCATCACACACAGCAGAATTCTGGACATGATCCTCAAACAAGCAAAAATGTTCAAAATAATGGTTACTCTGAAACTGGCTCAACCAGGTGTTCAGTTCCGACAGATGTAGCATTGCCACGAATTGTATTATGCCTGGCTCACCATGGAAAGGTTGCTTGGGATGTGAAATGGCGTCCTCTTAATGAACGTGATTCCAAAAGCAAGTATCGGATGGGCTATCTTGCTGTGCTGTCAGGAAATGGGTCTCTGGAAGT GTGGGATGTTCCTCTTCCTCGTGCAATTGAAGTTATTTATTCTTCTTCATGTGGTGAGGGCACTGATCCTCGCTTTGTAAAATTAGCACCAGTTTTCAGATGCTCAATGTTGAAGTGTGGTGGTGAAAAGAG CATCCCTCTTACTGTGGAATGGTCACCTTCACCACCTTATGATTACCTACTTGTTGGATGCCATGATGGAACG GTTGCTTTATGGAAGTTTTCAGCAAGTAATGCATCTCAAG CAGATACAAGGCCTTTACTTTGCTTCAGTGCAGATACAAATCCAATTAGGGCACTTGCTTGGGCCCCGGCTGAAAG CAATTCAGAGGGTGCCCATCTTATAGCTACTGGTGGACATGGAGGCCTAAAATTTTGGGACCTGCG TGATCCATTTCGTCCGTTGTGGGACCTCGATCATTTACCAAGGTTCATATATAGTCTGAATTGGCTTCCAGATCCAAG gtGTGTTCTTTTATCCTTTGATGATGGAACAATGAAAGCTATCAGCTTGGTGAAGGCTGCATCCGATGACCCTGTAACAGGAAGGGTTGGGACAAAACAACCTGGCCTGCATAATCTCAGCTGTTTGCCTTTTGCTATCTGGAGTGTTCATGCCTCGCAATTAACAG GTATGGTTGCATATTGTGGTGCAGACGGAACTGTTCTTCGCTTCCAG CTTACAACTAAATCTCTGGAGAAAGATCCTCGACGAAACCGAGCCCCACATTTTCTGTGTGTGTCATTGACAATGGAGGAATCTGCTGTAATCATCAATACTCCAGTATCAAATTCCCCTTTCCCACTGAAGGTAGCACGTAACAATGCCGAGTCAAACAAAGTGAAAACTACTAATGATAAGATGGCAAAAGATAACACATCTGAAGATCAAAGTTTAG CTCTTTGTTACGGTGATGATCCAGGTATTGAATTGGAAGGTGGGGGAGAAGTGGCACCTCTCAAAAGCAAAAAAACACAGAAATCCAAGTCCAGTACGAAAAAGCCAGATGATGACCAGGCATTGGTATGCATAGATGAAGAGCCGACTGCTGCACAGGAAGAAGAAACTGGGGCGGCTTCTCTCGACggcaaaaaaacaaagaaatcaaaGTCCACTAAGAAAAATGCGGATGATGACCAAGCATTGGTATGCATGGATGAAGAGCCGACTAATCGAGAAGAAGAAACCGTGAAAGAGCCAGAAGTTTTTCCTGACAAGACAGTAGCAATGCATAGAGTGAGATGGAACATGAACAAGGGTAGTGAGAGATGGCTGTGTTATGGAGGGGCAGCCGGAATTATTCGGTGTCAAGAGATAGTTTTGTCCGACGTCGATAGGGCGTGGGCAGCAAAGAGATGA